The following proteins come from a genomic window of Megalops cyprinoides isolate fMegCyp1 chromosome 6, fMegCyp1.pri, whole genome shotgun sequence:
- the prim1 gene encoding DNA primase small subunit: MPDSDYDPASLPDLLPLYYRRLFPFSQYYRWLNYGGLTKNYFQNREFSFTLRDDIYVRYQSFSNQSELEKEMQKMNPYKIDIGAVYSHRPNQHNTVKSGSFQALEKELVFDIDMTDYDDVRSCCSAADICSKCWTLMTIAIRILDRALREDFGFRHCLWVYSGRRGVHCWVCDPAARKLSVAARSAVAEYLSLVKGGEETVKKVQLSDPIHPFIKESLMVIERYFSQYALAGQDILSNKESVDKVLALLPDDVKKDLVAYFQSEKNPARRWERLKSLVHQKRTSSKKATHADKEIMLQYCYPRLDVNVSKGVNHLLKSPFSVHPKTGRISVPIDLRELDQFDPFQVPTISLICEELDRPRSTEEEAEETKENEKDAGEKRKIRDYKRTSLAKYVKLFDSFVEGLERSHKGELLKKSDLQKEF, encoded by the exons ATGCCCGACAGTGATTACGACCCAGCAAGTTTGCCGGACCTTCTGCCCCTGTACTACCGACGACTTTTCCCTTTTTCGCAGTATTATCGATGGCTGAATTACGGGGGAC TGACCAAGAACTACTTCCAAAACCGCGAGTTCTCCTTCACCCTGAGGGATGACATTTACGTCCGGTACCAGTCCTTCAGCAACCAGAGCGAACTGGAGAAGGAGATGCAGAAGATGAACCCTTACAAAATTGACATCGGCGCCGTTTACAGCCACAGG CCGAACCAGCACAACACGGTGAAGTCAGGCTCCTTCCAGGCGCTGGAGAAAGAGCTCGTCTTTGACATCGATATGACCGACTACGACGACGTGAgaagctgctgcag TGCAGCGGACATCTGCTCCAAGTGCTGGACTCTGATGACCATTGCCATCCGCATTCTGGACAGGGCGCTGCGAG AGGACTTTGGGTTCCGGCACTGCCTGTGGGTGTACTCGGGCAGGCGAGGGGTGCACTGCTGGGTGTGCGACCCGGCTGCCAGGAAGCTGTCGGTGGCGGCACGCTCCGCTGTGGCGGAGTACCTGAGCCTGGTGAAG GGTGGGGAGGAAACGGTGAAGAAAGTGCAGCTGTCAGACCCGATCCATCCCTTCATCAA AGAGTCGCTGATGGTGATCGAGCGCTACTTCAGCCAGTACGCCCTGGCCGGGCAGGACATCCTGAGCAACAAGGAGTCTGTTGACAAAGTCCTGGCGCTGCTGCCTGATG ATGTAAAAAAGGACCTGGTTGCTTATTTCCAGTCTGAGAAGAACCCCGCCAGGCGCTGGGAAAGGCTCAAATCCCTGGTGCACCAAAAGCGG ACGTCCTCCAAGAAGGCCACGCATGCAGACAAGGAGATCATGCTGCAGTACTGCTACCCCCGGCTTGATGTCAACGTCAGCAAAGGGGTTAACCACTTGCTGAAGAGCCCCTTCAGCGTGCACCCCAAAACGG GGCGAATTTCTGTACCAATTGACCTGAGGGAACTGGACCAGTTTGATCCCTTTCAGGTGCCAACAATAAG CTTGATCTGTGAAGAGCTGGACCGACCCCGGTCGActgaagaggaagcagaagagACCAAAGAGAACGAGAAGGATGCAGGAGAGAAGCGCAAGATTCGAG ACTACAAAAGGACGAGCCTGGCAAAGTATGTGAAGCTGTTTGACAGCTTTGTGGAGGGGCTGGAGCGGTCACACAAAGGCGAGCTGCTGAAGAAGAGCG ATCTCCAAAAAGAGTTCTAG